A segment of the Sphingobacterium oryzagri genome:
TTTCAGCAGAAAAGACCAAAATCTTGAACCAAGGCAACGCATAATCGTTAGATTATTAAAAAAGTATGAATTATTTATCACCGTTGAAAACTTTACTGTGTGCTAATGTGTTCCCTTCGTAGGATTCATTATTCATAAATTAGGTTAAATAATAAGGTTTGTAAAATCCCGGAGCACAACACTCCGGGATTTTCAATGTTATGAATGCTCTGGTTTCTCGGCATCCTTTTAAAAAAAAATAAAAAAAAATTTTGCATAGTGTATTTTTTACACTATCTTTGTGTTATCATAATTTAGGTTTATAATTGGTTAGCTAAAGGTTTTCATTCTCCCCGTTTGAAAACCTTTTTTTTTGCTATAGCTGCCGCTGAGAACCGTTATCATCTCTACCAATACTATTTTTATTCCTCGTACGGACTGGGCAATACTTTTTCTCTGGACACAAAAAGTAATCAAAAAAGTCCTTGTTTCATCGAGGCGATCTTTCGCACCATCTTTCCCACACATCCTGCGTCAATTGCTTGTTTTCCATCGCTTGATGAAACGTTGATGACGTTAATCGCGGAGCGTTTATTAACGCAAGCGTTCACGATTTCGCAAAGCGATATATTAAAATGTCTCATGTAGTGGTGGGAAAAAAACGATCTGCGAGGGCCTTTGTGTTGAGGGTAAAGCCTAGGAATCATATTGAAACCCTCTGTAAGGGTTTCGATGTTATTCCAGCTTTGTGAGCATATCGCTTTTTGTGTGATGGCTTCGTGCGACAAACCACCTTCATGAGACAAGAGAACCTTGCTTCCTTGGGTTCTTCCAAGGAAGGCCTTGCCGCGGCGAGCGGCGGAAAGTTTTGTGGGAAGGAAAAAGATCGCTTCAACTTATTTTTTTGTCCCTCGCCGGGACAGGGCAATACTTTTTGTCTGGACACAAAAAGTATTCAAAAAAGTCCTTGCTTCATCGAGGCGATCTGTCGCACCATCCTTCCCACACAAGGCAATTGCCGCGCAGGCTAGAATGACAGCACAAAATATTTTGGATAATTTTGTGCTATAATTCTTATGCCTTCCCCACACACAACCTGCGTCAATTACTTGTTTTCCATCGCTTGATGAAACTTGATGACGTGTTTCGCGAAGCGTTTATTAACGCGAGCGTTCACGAATTCGCAAAGCGATATATTAAAATGTCTCATGTAGTGGTGGGAAAAAAACGATCTGCGAGGGCTTTTTGTGTGGAGGGTAAAGCCTAGGAATCATATTGAAACCCTCTGTAAGGGTTTCGATGTTATTCCAGCTTTGTGAGCATATCGCTTTTTGTGTGATGGCTTGTGCGACAAACCACCTTCAGGAGACAAAAGAACCTTGCTTCCTTGGGTTCTTCCAAGGGAGGCCTTGCCGCGGCGAGCGGCCGAAAGGTTGTGGGAAGGAAAAAGATCATCTCAACCTAATTTTTTGTCCCTCGCCGGGACAGGGCAATACTTTTTGTCTGGACACAAAAAGTATTCAAAAAAGTCCTTGTTTCATCGAGGCGATTTGTCGCACGAATCCTTCCCACACAAGCCAATTGCCGCGCAGGCTAGAAATTATTATTAAAAAATCCTTTTGTATTTTTTTATAACAATTTCTCATGCCTTCCCCAAACACAACCAGCGTCAATTGCTTGTTTTCCATCGCTTGATGAAACGTTGATGATGTTGTTTGCATCGCGTTTGATAACGCAAGCGTTCACGTTTCGCAAAGCGATATATTAAAATGTCTCATGTAGTGGTGGGAAAAAAGCTTATGCGAGGGCTTTTGTGGGAAGGATAAAGCCTAGGAATCATATCGAAATCCCCTGTAAGGTTTTCGATTTTATTCCAGCTTTGTGAGCATATCGCTTTTTGTGTGATGGCTTGTGCGACAAACCACCTTCAGGAGACAAGAGAACCTTGCTTCCTTGGGTTCTTCCAAGGAAGGCCATGCCGCGGCGAGCGGCGGAAAGGTTTGTGCGGAGGGAAAAAGATCGTTTCGACATACTTTTTGTCCCTCGCCGGGACAGGGCAATACTTTTTGTCTGGACACAAAAAGTATTCAAAAAAGTCCTTGTTTCATCGAGGCGATTTGTCGCACCATCCTTCGCGCACAAGCCAATTGACGCGCAGGCTAGAAATTATTATTAAAAAATCCTTTTGTATTTTTTTATAACAATTTCTCATGCCTTCCCCACACACAACCAGCGTCAATTCCTTGTTTTCCATCGCTTGATGAAACGTTGAGGACGTTTTTCGTAGGCGTTTGATATCGCAAGCATTCACGATTTCGCAAAGCAATTACAAAAACGGTTGACCTCAGCGAGGTCATATATGTATAGAAAATTTGATTTTCTTTTTTCGACTCCAGCGGAGTCGTATGTCGCTATTGTTCCTCGCCGGGACAAGGACTTCCTTTTGAAGGCCAAAAGGAAGCAAAAGCCTTCTGTTTCATCGAGGCCGAGTCTGTCAAGTACAACCTGCGTCAATTGCTTGTCTTCCATCGCTTGATGAAACATTGACGACGTTTTTCGAGGAGCGTTTATTGACGAAAGCGCGACAAACCACCTTCATGAGACAGAAGAAATTTCCCTCATCTTAAAATCACCGCAAAAAAATCTGATCAATCGACTCAGCCAGCTGTCTATCCTTTTGGGTTACTTTGTTTCCGGCATCATGCGTACTGAGCCAAATCTCGACTTCATTGTATACATTTTTCCAAAGCGGGTGATGTTGTTGAGCCTCCGCCAACAAGGCTACTTGCGTCATAAATGCGAACGCCGTAGAAAAATCGGTAAACTTAAATTTTTGGTAGAGCCGGTTGTCTATCTCCTTCCATACACTGCTTACATGGTCTCTCATAATAAATCAATTAAATATTTATAAAAAACAAACGAAAATATGTCCAAATCGTTCATATCAAGCTACCTGTCAATGATAAACTACATATTTAAATGTCGATTTGTATGCAATTTGAAAAACGTATACTTTCGTATCATCAATTATAAACTGATAGCGCAGCAAAAGTTTTCAGGTTATTTGATAAGCCACAACGTTTATTAATAGTTTTTTGTACCGTAGAAAGTAACACGATGGAAAGAAAAATGATTGCAAAATTTCTTCAGTTGTTTGCCACATTTTATGCAGGCATAAATTTGATTGGCTTTGGTCTTGAGCATAAGTTAAGTAGCGCTACACAAAACCATTTGATGGTGGCTACCGGCGTTTTTATGATTTTGTTCGCGACTAGTTATTGCATATCTAAATGTGTTATCACCTACCTGGTTCTAACCAACAAGCAAAACTAATACAAGCCAGCGTCTACGTCTGTCGTCAGCTTTTTTTCTACCTGTACAGAAAATTTGGATCAAGTTTGAAATAGAAGAAACTTCAAAAGTGCGGGTTCGTTTTTTTTCATTTACCCGTGGAAAAAATAGGCCTATTGATGAAGCAATTTGCTTGCCTCATATGTGAATTATTTCTAGTACGATGTTATGCAATAACCTCCCTACTCAGGTAGATTTGTAGCTAAATTACCAAACAAAACCCATATCAGTGCAATTTCCTCGGATTGTAGACGTATAATCCATTTTAAACAAGACATTACTCATCTGCTTCAGAGAAAGACTGGCGTACACTGAAGATTTCCACATTTTCTATCTCAGCGTTGTGTGCTTCAAAAAAATTGATAACTTTGAGTTAGTCCATTTTCGACCGTTAACAAGTCAATAAAATAGACTGTGTTTATGTCTGTACCAGAGGCATGCCACACCCTTGCTGAGTTTCAAAATATATTGATTAAAATTAACGTGAAGAAAATTTTACAACGTGTTGTGCTTTTGCTATGCGCCTTTTACGCGGGTTTGCATTTGACGGCGATGGGCCTCGCGTCTAAACTTTCTTCAGCATGGGTAAACTACGCGGCCATCGGGCTTGGTATTTTATTGATGCTGTGCGCTATTGGCTATTGTATATTCAAATGCGTTGTGAAGTACATCGCATTAACCAGTAAAAAGCGCCAAAACAGCGAGTCGGAGTAGCAGCAAATCACCTGCTTCATTCATTTATCAAC
Coding sequences within it:
- a CDS encoding 4a-hydroxytetrahydrobiopterin dehydratase — encoded protein: MRDHVSSVWKEIDNRLYQKFKFTDFSTAFAFMTQVALLAEAQQHHPLWKNVYNEVEIWLSTHDAGNKVTQKDRQLAESIDQIFLR